The sequence below is a genomic window from Candidatus Sungiibacteriota bacterium.
TCTTGGGTTATCCACAGCTCCGTTGGCAAACCTTTTTACGATAAAGTAGGATAAAGTTATTATAAATAATGCTTAATTATAATAAATAATATGTTCTATTCCAACATATCAAGGTTTCTTATTGGCTATTTTTTGGTAGCCGTATTTTTGTTAGTTATTTTTGCACCCAGCGTTGATGCCGCAGTTTTGACTCTTAACGAAGCTCACAATGTTGCCGCGCTGTCCCTCAAACTAAACGCTCTTAGAAATCTGCTTGATTTTTTGAAGATGGCGCTTCGTCCGGTAGGCTTGGCCCAAGTCTCATCCGCCTGTACCGCTAGTCTTATTACTCTTTTGGGCGACGGCTGCCACTGGATGTCCACCGACTCCGCGGGTAATGCTGTTTACTGTGACGGCCCCATGACCAAATCTGCCAAAGCCGGAGATACCGTAACTACAACCGGCTGTGGAGCTTATTCAGGAACAGGAACCGGAGGAACAACAACCACCACTACTTCTTCTTGCTCGGCTTCTTTAACCGCCCTTCTTGGAACCGGCTGTCATTATATGTTTAATAATTCGTCCGGCCAAGCGGTTTACTGCGACGGCCCCATGACTAAATCAGCCAAAGAAGGGGATACTGCCACTACCTCCGGATGTTCTTCAACTACAACCACAACTACAACTTCCTCCTGCAGTTCTTCTCTCACTGCCCTTCTTGGAACCGGCTGTCATTATATGTTTAATAATTCGTCCGGCCAAGCGGTTTACTGCGACGGCCCCATGACTAAATCAGCCAAAGAAGGGGATACTGCCACTACCTCCGGATGGCCACCTACCGTTCAACCACCAATGATGTGGAACTTGCTTGGAATGAGAACTCTATTGGTGAGGATCAGTATAAAGTTTGGAGAAGGACCTCCGGGGGCAGTTGGACAGAGCTTAACCCTAAATCAAGGCCATATAACGACGACAGCACTATTTACTATTATGACACCAGTTTTGCTGTCAATACCTCTTATGAATATATGGTCAAGGCCTGTACTTTTTCCGGAAGTTGCGCATCATCTGATTCCAATATTGCGTATGTCACAACTGGCAGTGGGGGTACGACAACTACCAGTAGTTGTAGTTCCTCCTTAACCGCCCTTCTTGGAACCGGCTGTCATTATATGTTTAATAATTCGTCCGGCCAAGCGGTTTACTGCGACGGCCCCATGACTAAATCAGCCAAAGAAGGGGATACTGCCACTACCTCCGGATGTTCTTTAACTACAACTACAACCTCCTCTTGCAGCTCTTCCTTAATAGCGCTTCTTGGCGACGGCTGTCACTACATGTATAACGATTCTGCCGGCAACCAAATTTACTGCGATGGTCCCATGACCAAATCTGCCAAAGCCGGAGATACTGTAACCATACAGGGCTGTTCTTCTTATACAACCACAACAACAACCACAACTACAACTTCCTCCTGCAGCTCTTCTTTAATAGCGCTTCTTGGGACCGGCTGTCATTATATGTATAGCGGGTTGGGAGACGGCAGGGGGCCAATTTATTGCAATACCGAGATGAATAAATCAGCCCGAGAAGGGGATACGGTTACGACGACCGGGTGTTCTTCTTCCACCTCTACCACTCCATCTGGGCAGAAAGAACAGATCTGGAATGTTCTAGGCTTGAGATCTTGGATTAGAACCGATGCCGATGCGACACGGATAGATTCGTTAAAGCAGGCCTGTGCCAATGTGCCCAGTGGGGCTAATGTTTGGCTGCCGGGCTCCGGTGACTCTACAAGTGTTGATTTCGGCATGCCTAGTGCTGATAAGTGCCGTCTTGCTGCAGCTTGCGCCTCCGGTCAATATTTTGATGGAGCTTCGTGCGTCACCACTACAACTACTGGCGGTACTGTGCCAGTTGCTCCTACCAACCTTACTGCCGTGCAATCCCAGGCCGACGCGCTCCTTAACTGGTATGACAATTCAACCAATGAGAATGAATATAAAATTGAAAGAAGAATTACCGGAAGCGCTACCTGGACATATGTTGGAGGCGCCGGAATTGTGTATGGAGGTTCAGGAACGTATAGGGATTATTATCCGCCGGCAGGAAGCTATGATTATAAGGTAAGGGCCTGTAACAGCGCCGGGTGTTCCGAGTCCAATGTAGTGTTGCTCGTTATAAGCCCTACATCCACTGTCGCGCAGTGTTCAGACGGCCGCGATAACGACGGAGACGGACTGATTGATTATCCCTCTGATACCGGATGCTACAGCCGCGATGATAATGATGAAGCTGTGTCACCACCAGTTGGTGGAGGAGTTCCTCTACCCCCATCCGGCCTTACGGCCGTTGTTGCCGCAAATGGCTACGACCTTATTCTTCGCTGGAATGATAATTCAACCAACGAATCCGAATACAAGATTTGGAGACGGCTAGGCACTAGCTGGTCATTTCTCGTATCAATAGGAATTGCTTATGGGGGGACCGTGACCCACACAGACTTGAGTATGCCCGCCGGCTATACGGGTGTAATTGACTATAAAGTACAGGCCTGTAATTCTTCAGGCTGTTCTCCGGACTCCAATACGGCTTCAGTTACTGTAGTAGGCACTCCCCCCCAGCCAACTGGTTGCGACAGCGCTCTTATAGCGCTTCTGGGTCAAGGGTGTCATTATATGTACAATGATTACTCTGCCAATCCGGTTTTTTGCAACGGCAATATGACGATTTCTGCCAAGCGAGGCGACACTGCCATTACTCAAGGATGTCAATATGGCGGCCCGCCGGTTCCCACCACGTTTAGCGTTGACCCTTATAGCACTTACCCGAAAGATCAGGAAAGCGGGGTAAATACCCTTATGCGGATCCGTGTTAACTTCACCAGAGAGATTGATCTTGCTTCAACCATTTCCCAGTTTTTCTCCTTAGCGCTTGCATCGTCTCCCAGCGCCGTGCTAAATGGAACATTCCAATTTTTCGGCAACGGATTTGAGTTTGTCCCAGCTTCACCCCTTAACTCCAACACCACTTACATCTATAAAGTGTTTACAACCCTTAAAGACAAAAGCGGGACCAATCTTTCCGCCCCCCTAACCAGAACTTTTACCACGGTGGGGGGGGTTAGCGCGAATGCGACCATTGAAGGAACAGTACTGGACGCCGCAGACAAAATATTATCCGGAGTGTCAATAAATGTCTACAAAGAAAACTTTACGTCCAATATCTCAGCCGTAAGCGCTGCGGACGGCTCGTTCCGGGTGATTGTATCCGCGGGAAATTATTGGATTGAGGCTTATCCCCCTTCGGGAAGAGCCGACCTACTGCGTCCTAACCCGATAAAAGTTTCGGTTGTTTCGGGCGCGATAGAGAAAGTAACGGTTAAATTTAACACCGTAAGCACGGCCGCGAAAGCCGTTACCGGCAGTGTAAAGTTTAGCAGTGGTGGCGCTGTTACTGATGCCGAGGTGGGCGCTTTTTCTCTGGAAACTTATCAGTGGGTTAGCACCTCGCCAGACGCTACTGGCAACTACACGCTTAGGGTGACAGGCGGCAAATGGACAGTAGGAGTTCGTCCCAAAAATCCGGCAACTGCCAGCTGGTCGTATTCCGGCCCGTTCCCAGAAGTTTCTTTTACTAAAGACAGTGCGTCTGATTTGCAAATTGTTAATTTTCTCATTCCCTCGGCCGATGCCACCCTAAATGTTAAGACTGTTGATGCGCAGGATAAGCCCCTGTCTGGAGTAGGAGTAGTTGTGGATACGATTAGCGCTGGAGGCAGCGAGAGTTCTTCTATCGTTGAGAACCGTTCTTCGCCCAAGTTTCGCACCAGCGATGCCAACGGAGTTGCTAAATTTAATTTAGTTTCGGGAAGGTATCATGTTCGCGGCTTTCTTCCTTCGGAAAAAGGATACCTGAATTCCCCGGAGCAGGAAGTAACGGCAGTGGGAAGCAAGATTGTTGAAATCAGTATGGTATTTTTGAAACGCAATGCCGTGATTACTATTCCCTTCAAGGGCATAATAAAGCTTGAAGACGGCATACCCACTGATGCGTTTATCTGGGCTTGGTCAGAAAAAGGAGGATACTTGTCAACCTTTTCAGCGGCATCTGGCCTCTTTGAATTTAAAGTAGGCCAGAATGAGCGCTGGCACATTGGCGCAGGCAAAGTGGTTAACAACATCCCATATAAGGCTCCAGAAGTGGTTGTTGACGTAAAAGAAGTAGGTGTGAATGTGGAGTTGATTTTGGTGAAATTGGATAAAGATGCCCTGCCTCCTCCGGTGGTGATAAAAGAATCCACCACCAAACAAATCGTGGCTCAGACCGAAGATGGCGCTAAAGCCGTTGTTCCTCCGAATGCCGCAGGGTCAAGCGGTAATATAAGCGTGGAAGTCAAACCCACGGTAGAGGCACCTTCACAGGCGGCAGCGCAGGTGGTAGGCACGGTTTATGATGTTTCCATCCGTGATTCGGCAGGAAAAGATATTACCACTCTTAATTCCGATGTAGAGATTATAATTCCTTATGACGAGGCCGAGCTTAAATCCAAAGGGGTTGACGAGGATGGAGTTATACCAAGTTTCTTTGATGAGAAAACAGGCACTTGGGTAAAAGTTGATAACTACACTATTGATAAAGAGAAAAACATCGTTATATTGCGGGTAAAGCACTTGACGCGCTTCAGTCTGGTTGCCCCTGCGGATACTACTCCTCCTGCTCCTCCAACCAAAGCCGTAGCTTCTGCTCTGGGAGAAGGAAAGGTGAAAGTAAG
It includes:
- a CDS encoding Ig-like domain-containing protein, translated to MFNNSSGQAVYCDGPMTKSAKEGDTATTSGCSLTTTTTSSCSSSLIALLGDGCHYMYNDSAGNQIYCDGPMTKSAKAGDTVTIQGCSSYTTTTTTTTTTSSCSSSLIALLGTGCHYMYSGLGDGRGPIYCNTEMNKSAREGDTVTTTGCSSSTSTTPSGQKEQIWNVLGLRSWIRTDADATRIDSLKQACANVPSGANVWLPGSGDSTSVDFGMPSADKCRLAAACASGQYFDGASCVTTTTTGGTVPVAPTNLTAVQSQADALLNWYDNSTNENEYKIERRITGSATWTYVGGAGIVYGGSGTYRDYYPPAGSYDYKVRACNSAGCSESNVVLLVISPTSTVAQCSDGRDNDGDGLIDYPSDTGCYSRDDNDEAVSPPVGGGVPLPPSGLTAVVAANGYDLILRWNDNSTNESEYKIWRRLGTSWSFLVSIGIAYGGTVTHTDLSMPAGYTGVIDYKVQACNSSGCSPDSNTASVTVVGTPPQPTGCDSALIALLGQGCHYMYNDYSANPVFCNGNMTISAKRGDTAITQGCQYGGPPVPTTFSVDPYSTYPKDQESGVNTLMRIRVNFTREIDLASTISQFFSLALASSPSAVLNGTFQFFGNGFEFVPASPLNSNTTYIYKVFTTLKDKSGTNLSAPLTRTFTTVGGVSANATIEGTVLDAADKILSGVSINVYKENFTSNISAVSAADGSFRVIVSAGNYWIEAYPPSGRADLLRPNPIKVSVVSGAIEKVTVKFNTVSTAAKAVTGSVKFSSGGAVTDAEVGAFSLETYQWVSTSPDATGNYTLRVTGGKWTVGVRPKNPATASWSYSGPFPEVSFTKDSASDLQIVNFLIPSADATLNVKTVDAQDKPLSGVGVVVDTISAGGSESSSIVENRSSPKFRTSDANGVAKFNLVSGRYHVRGFLPSEKGYLNSPEQEVTAVGSKIVEISMVFLKRNAVITIPFKGIIKLEDGIPTDAFIWAWSEKGGYLSTFSAASGLFEFKVGQNERWHIGAGKVVNNIPYKAPEVVVDVKEVGVNVELILVKLDKDALPPPVVIKESTTKQIVAQTEDGAKAVVPPNAAGSSGNISVEVKPTVEAPSQAAAQVVGTVYDVSIRDSAGKDITTLNSDVEIIIPYDEAELKSKGVDEDGVIPSFFDEKTGTWVKVDNYTIDKEKNIVILRVKHLTRFSLVAPADTTPPAPPTKAVASALGEGKVKVSWQNPVSDFAYAKVYRSDKLGELGKLVAPQLKGSQYIDGSIADGVTYYYAVRSVDPAGNESNNQDQVNVKAIGTSAQVSAPVKPASAAVSVKKGGLSRNLSQGAKGDDVKTLQELLIKEGFLSAGSSTGFFGNLTKQAVIRFQEKYASEVLTPVGLTKGSGFVGTGTRKKINELLAK